Proteins encoded by one window of Lycium barbarum isolate Lr01 chromosome 11, ASM1917538v2, whole genome shotgun sequence:
- the LOC132619846 gene encoding uncharacterized protein LOC132619846: MELQGAILGEVSYGFCLRNSDGNLIYAQAEDIGIATNTEAEVRGVLQAVRYCKNVQMDHIIMQTDSQLIHRVLLEDWKPSWKISQWVEEIQELETGMDIIYTHILREGNKLANALANQALDIGSFHCQTFQ, encoded by the coding sequence ATGGAGCTTCAAGGGGCAATCCTGGGAGAAGTTTCCTATGGGTTTTGTTTAAGAAATTCAGATGGAAATTTGATTTATGCTCAAGCAGAGGATATAGGAATAGCTACCAATACAGAAGCAGAGGTTAGAGGAGTTCTACAGGCTGTGAGGTATTGCAAAAATGTTCAGATGGATCATATTATCATGCAAACAGACTCACAGCTAATACACAGAGTGCTTCTAGAAGATTGGAAGCCATCTTGGAAAATTTCTCAATGGGTAGAGGAGATACAAGAATTGGAGACAGGAATGGACATCATCTATACACATATATTGAGGGAAGGGAACAAATTGGCTAATGCATTGGCAAATCAGGCTCTTGATATTGGCTCATTTCATTGCCAAACATTTCAATaa